The Thermodesulfobacteriota bacterium genome window below encodes:
- a CDS encoding isoprenylcysteine carboxylmethyltransferase family protein translates to MKIGNVFNHFFLSNPFYRGMFELFVLIGTGICGLVFSWTRFSIVPVSNIFGGILIPLAFAFHWWTEKAHKQAHEKSGNIKKIVITGVYAKIRHPLYLSLILQNIGIALAFGVIITFVMALLTIIHWVVTALKEEAVLLQIFPHEYMQYRQKVRWRMIPGVF, encoded by the coding sequence ATGAAGATCGGAAATGTCTTTAATCATTTTTTTCTTTCTAATCCCTTTTATCGCGGGATGTTTGAATTGTTTGTTCTTATTGGAACGGGAATTTGTGGATTGGTTTTCTCCTGGACGAGGTTTTCCATTGTTCCAGTATCGAATATTTTCGGTGGTATTCTGATCCCCTTGGCTTTTGCGTTTCATTGGTGGACGGAGAAAGCTCATAAGCAGGCCCACGAAAAATCAGGAAATATCAAAAAGATAGTCATAACGGGTGTCTACGCAAAGATACGTCATCCATTATATCTCAGTCTTATACTCCAGAATATAGGTATTGCCCTTGCCTTTGGCGTCATAATTACTTTTGTTATGGCTTTGCTGACAATTATTCACTGGGTTGTCACGGCATTAAAGGAAGAAGCCGTGTTATTGCAGATATTTCCCCATGAATATATGCAATACAGGCAAAAGGTACGATGGCGGATGATCCCAGGAGTCTTTTGA
- a CDS encoding serine hydrolase domain-containing protein: MVSNLVAKNKSVRNCVLSVMKGDGSFSWSGAAGITHQDGQVSMTKDTPIYLASITKLYTATAIMRLYENQALSLDDPMSRYLPEKLIQGIHVYKGKDYSHEITIKELLSHTSGIADYYTEKPKQGKSLFELVLEKPERSWTVDETIERARNNLEPNFQPGTDASYSDTNFQLLGKVIEAITGKPLHIVYQDFFFHPLELKYTWLVGRSEPQFAPFAAPADVFYKDSIITNTRLSMAYWADGGIVSTAEECIIFLKALNEGRIVSGNTLELMHNWRRLKNLPFEYGYGTMYFKLPWFINIMMKAPPLWGHSGSTGSFLYYSKDLDLYMAGTINQTELKSTPFRLMLRVMKAIQAKKKL, translated from the coding sequence TTGGTTTCAAATTTAGTAGCGAAAAACAAATCGGTGAGAAATTGTGTTCTGTCTGTAATGAAAGGTGATGGATCTTTCTCTTGGTCAGGCGCAGCCGGAATCACCCATCAAGACGGTCAGGTCTCCATGACCAAAGACACGCCCATTTACCTTGCCAGTATTACTAAGCTCTATACTGCCACGGCAATCATGCGATTATATGAAAATCAAGCGCTCTCTTTAGATGACCCAATGTCAAGATATCTTCCGGAAAAGCTAATTCAGGGTATTCATGTGTATAAAGGGAAAGATTATTCTCACGAAATTACCATTAAAGAATTGTTGTCGCATACTTCAGGCATAGCAGATTACTATACCGAAAAACCGAAACAAGGGAAAAGCTTGTTTGAATTGGTCCTGGAAAAACCGGAACGGTCATGGACAGTAGATGAGACGATTGAAAGGGCAAGAAACAATTTGGAACCTAATTTTCAGCCAGGTACGGATGCATCCTATTCGGATACAAATTTCCAGTTATTGGGAAAGGTCATCGAGGCCATAACCGGTAAGCCACTTCACATCGTTTACCAGGACTTTTTCTTTCATCCTCTGGAACTCAAGTATACCTGGTTGGTCGGCCGCTCTGAACCACAGTTCGCTCCATTCGCTGCTCCAGCGGACGTATTTTATAAAGATTCGATTATTACGAACACCCGCTTAAGCATGGCCTACTGGGCTGATGGTGGCATTGTTTCTACAGCAGAAGAATGTATTATTTTTCTAAAAGCCCTGAATGAAGGTCGAATTGTCAGTGGAAACACGCTGGAGTTGATGCACAACTGGCGTCGATTGAAGAATCTTCCGTTTGAATATGGGTATGGAACAATGTATTTCAAGCTGCCCTGGTTTATCAATATAATGATGAAAGCCCCGCCGTTATGGGGTCATTCGGGATCGACCGGCTCATTCCTTTATTATTCCAAAGATCTGGATCTGTATATGGCAGGAACTATCAATCAGACAGAATTGAAGTCGACACCGTTTAGATTGATGCTAAGGGTGATGAAGGCGATTCAAGCGAAAAAGAAGCTTTGA